A section of the Pseudomonas fluorescens genome encodes:
- a CDS encoding AAA family ATPase, producing MSQPLIAALQNPALFPHPVEVFQVIETHISWVLLTGPYAYKIKKPVNFGFLDFTQLDARAHFCNEELRLNQRLTQDLYLEVLPITGNVEAPQLGGEGPAIEYVLKMRQFPQSQLLSTLQANGELTSGHIDEMASQIAHFHLNAPKVPEAHPAGTPDEVMAPVRQNFEQIRPFLSDKADLAQLEALQAWAQSSFERLKPLLEQRKLNGFIRECHGDIHLGNATMIDGHAVIFDCIEFNEPFRFTDVCADTGFLAMDLEDRGLKSLARRFVSQYLELTGDYQSLELLNFYKAYRALVRAKVALFSMPPEATPVERATTLRQYRNYANLAESYSTIPSRFLAITHGVSATGKSHVAMRLVDALGAIRLRSDVERKRLFGEQQVENTPQAGIYASHASAATYARLHTLAETVLRAGFPVVLDATYLKHEQRDAAAKVAEATGAPFLILDCNAPQAVIASWLAKRQADKNDPSDATLAVIEQQQASRDPLSTEELLLSKRVETNESGTLDALVAHVRQRLPGL from the coding sequence GTGAGCCAGCCCTTGATTGCCGCCCTGCAAAACCCGGCCCTGTTTCCTCATCCGGTCGAAGTGTTTCAAGTCATTGAAACCCATATTTCCTGGGTCCTGCTCACCGGCCCCTATGCCTACAAGATCAAGAAGCCGGTGAACTTCGGCTTCCTCGACTTTACCCAGCTGGACGCCCGCGCTCACTTCTGCAACGAAGAACTGCGCCTCAACCAACGCCTGACACAGGATTTGTATCTTGAGGTGTTGCCGATTACCGGCAACGTTGAAGCTCCGCAACTGGGCGGCGAAGGCCCGGCCATCGAATATGTGTTGAAAATGCGCCAGTTCCCGCAAAGCCAGCTGCTGAGCACCTTGCAGGCCAACGGCGAGCTGACCAGCGGCCACATCGATGAAATGGCCAGCCAGATTGCCCATTTCCACCTGAACGCCCCAAAGGTTCCCGAGGCGCACCCGGCCGGAACCCCAGACGAGGTGATGGCGCCGGTACGGCAGAACTTCGAGCAGATCCGCCCGTTCCTCAGCGACAAGGCCGACCTAGCCCAACTGGAAGCACTGCAAGCCTGGGCCCAGAGCAGCTTTGAACGCCTCAAGCCCCTGCTGGAGCAACGCAAGCTCAATGGTTTTATCCGCGAGTGCCATGGCGATATTCACCTGGGCAACGCGACCATGATCGACGGGCACGCGGTGATCTTCGACTGCATCGAGTTCAACGAGCCGTTTCGCTTCACCGACGTGTGCGCCGACACCGGTTTCCTGGCCATGGACCTGGAAGACCGTGGCCTCAAGTCCCTGGCCCGGCGTTTTGTCAGCCAATACCTGGAGCTGACCGGCGATTACCAGAGCCTGGAACTGCTGAATTTCTATAAAGCCTACCGTGCGCTGGTCCGCGCCAAAGTCGCGCTGTTCAGCATGCCGCCCGAGGCGACACCGGTCGAACGAGCGACCACCCTGCGCCAATACCGCAACTACGCCAACCTGGCCGAAAGCTACAGCACCATCCCCTCGCGCTTCCTGGCAATTACCCATGGCGTATCGGCAACCGGCAAAAGCCATGTGGCGATGCGCCTGGTCGATGCACTGGGAGCCATCCGCCTGCGCTCCGATGTAGAACGCAAGCGCCTGTTTGGCGAGCAGCAGGTCGAGAACACCCCACAAGCCGGGATCTATGCCTCGCACGCCAGCGCGGCAACGTACGCCCGCCTGCATACCCTCGCCGAAACCGTGCTGCGCGCAGGCTTCCCTGTGGTGTTGGATGCGACCTACCTCAAGCATGAACAACGCGACGCTGCCGCCAAAGTCGCAGAAGCCACTGGCGCGCCATTCCTGATCCTGGATTGCAATGCACCACAGGCCGTTATTGCCAGTTGGCTGGCGAAACGTCAGGCAGATAAAAACGATCCGTCTGACGCCACCTTGGCGGTCATTGAACAGCAGCAGGCCAGTCGCGATCCCCTAAGTACCGAAGAACTGCTGCTGAGCAAGCGGGTTGAGACCAATGAAAGCGGGACGCTGGACGCGCTGGTTGCCCATGTTCGCCAACGCCTGCCAGGGCTGTAA
- the mrcB gene encoding penicillin-binding protein 1B produces MTRTRSPRTRKKPPSRSLRPWLGWALKLGLVGLVVIAGIAVYLDAVVQEKFSGKRWTIPAKVYARPLELFTGQKLSKADFLTELDALGYRREAVANGPGAAAVSGNTVDLNTRGFQFYEGLEKAQPVRVRFSGDYVAELSALNGGKLPVVRLEPLLIGGIYPKNLEDRILIKIDQVPPYLLETLVAVEDRDFYSHWGVSPKSIARAIWVNTSGGRMTQGGSTLTQQLVKNFYLTSERSLTRKLTEAMMAMLLELHYSKQEILEAYLNEVFVGQDGQRAVHGFGLASQFFFGQPLSELKLHQVALLVGMVKGPSYYNPRRNPERALERRNLVLDVLEQQGVATAEQVAAAKKMPLGVTTRGKLADSSFPGFIDLVKRQLREDYRDEDLTEEGLRIFTSFDPILQMKAEASVSDTFKRLAGRKGSDEVEAAMVVTNPETGEVQAMIGSRQASFAGFNRALDAVRPIGSLIKPAVYLTALEKPSKYTLTSWLSDEAFSVKGADGQVWKPQNYDRRSHGTVFLYQGLAHSYNLSTARLGLELGVPNVLKTLARLGVSREFPAFPSMLLGAGGLSPMEVATMYQTLANGGFNTPMRGIRSVLTAEGEPLKRYPFQIEQRFDPASIYLIQNAMQRVMREGTGRSVYSVLPSNLTLAGKTGTSNDSRDSWFAGFSQDLLAVVWLGRDDNGKTPFTGATGALQVWTSFMRKADPLPLNMPQPDNIVQAWIDPHTGQGSDANCPGAVQMPYIRGSEPPAGAACGGLPTDADSVMDWVKGWMN; encoded by the coding sequence ATGACTCGTACCCGATCTCCCCGTACCCGTAAAAAACCTCCTTCTCGCAGCCTGCGCCCCTGGCTGGGCTGGGCGCTCAAGCTTGGCCTGGTTGGCCTGGTGGTGATCGCCGGCATCGCGGTATACCTCGATGCCGTGGTCCAGGAGAAATTCTCTGGCAAGCGCTGGACCATCCCGGCGAAGGTCTACGCTCGCCCGCTGGAGCTCTTTACCGGCCAAAAGCTGAGCAAGGCTGACTTCCTCACCGAACTCGATGCGCTGGGTTACCGGCGCGAAGCCGTGGCCAACGGGCCAGGGGCGGCGGCGGTCAGTGGCAATACCGTGGACTTGAACACCCGGGGTTTCCAATTCTATGAAGGCCTGGAAAAGGCGCAGCCGGTGCGCGTGCGTTTCTCGGGGGACTACGTGGCTGAGCTTTCCGCACTCAACGGCGGCAAGCTGCCGGTGGTGCGTCTTGAGCCGTTGCTGATCGGCGGGATTTACCCGAAGAACCTCGAAGATCGCATCCTGATCAAGATCGATCAGGTTCCACCGTACCTGCTGGAAACCCTGGTTGCGGTCGAAGACCGGGATTTTTACAGCCACTGGGGCGTATCGCCCAAGTCCATCGCCCGCGCCATCTGGGTCAACACCTCCGGTGGCCGGATGACCCAGGGCGGCAGTACGCTGACGCAACAATTGGTGAAAAACTTCTACCTGACCAGTGAACGCAGCCTGACCCGCAAACTCACCGAAGCCATGATGGCGATGTTGCTGGAACTGCACTACAGCAAGCAGGAGATTCTGGAGGCCTACCTCAACGAGGTGTTCGTCGGCCAGGATGGCCAGCGCGCGGTGCACGGTTTCGGCCTGGCCAGCCAGTTCTTTTTCGGCCAGCCGTTGTCCGAGCTCAAGCTGCATCAGGTGGCGTTGCTGGTGGGCATGGTCAAGGGACCGTCCTATTACAACCCTCGCCGTAACCCGGAGCGGGCCCTGGAGCGTCGCAACCTGGTACTCGACGTCCTCGAGCAGCAGGGCGTAGCCACGGCTGAACAGGTCGCCGCCGCGAAGAAGATGCCCTTGGGCGTCACTACCCGTGGCAAGTTGGCCGACAGTTCATTCCCAGGCTTTATCGATCTGGTCAAGCGCCAGTTGCGCGAAGACTATCGCGATGAGGACTTGACCGAAGAAGGCCTGCGGATCTTCACCAGTTTCGACCCGATCCTGCAGATGAAGGCCGAAGCCTCGGTCAGCGATACCTTCAAACGCTTGGCTGGGCGCAAGGGCTCGGACGAGGTCGAGGCGGCCATGGTCGTGACCAATCCGGAAACCGGTGAAGTCCAGGCCATGATCGGCAGTCGTCAGGCCAGTTTCGCCGGTTTCAATCGTGCACTGGATGCCGTGCGGCCGATTGGCTCGCTGATCAAGCCGGCGGTGTACCTCACTGCGCTGGAAAAGCCGAGCAAATACACCCTGACCAGTTGGCTCTCCGACGAAGCATTCTCGGTCAAGGGCGCCGATGGCCAGGTGTGGAAGCCGCAGAACTATGATCGTCGCTCCCACGGCACTGTGTTCCTGTATCAGGGCCTGGCGCATTCCTACAACCTGTCCACGGCGCGGCTTGGTCTGGAGCTGGGTGTGCCGAATGTGCTCAAGACGCTGGCGCGATTGGGCGTGAGCCGCGAGTTCCCGGCCTTCCCGTCGATGTTGCTGGGTGCGGGGGGCTTGAGCCCGATGGAAGTGGCAACCATGTACCAGACCCTGGCCAATGGCGGTTTCAATACGCCGATGCGCGGGATCCGCAGTGTCTTGACGGCGGAAGGGGAACCGCTCAAGCGCTACCCATTCCAGATCGAGCAGCGTTTTGATCCGGCCTCTATTTACCTGATCCAGAACGCCATGCAGCGAGTCATGCGCGAAGGTACGGGGCGGTCGGTCTACAGCGTGCTGCCGTCCAACCTGACGCTGGCCGGCAAGACCGGTACCAGTAACGATTCCCGTGACAGCTGGTTCGCCGGCTTCAGCCAGGACCTGCTCGCGGTGGTCTGGCTGGGGCGCGATGACAACGGCAAGACACCGTTTACCGGCGCGACCGGCGCCTTGCAGGTCTGGACCAGCTTTATGCGCAAGGCGGACCCGCTGCCATTGAACATGCCGCAACCCGACAATATCGTTCAGGCCTGGATCGACCCCCATACCGGCCAGGGCTCCGATGCCAACTGTCCGGGTGCGGTGCAGATGCCGTATATTCGCGGCAGTGAACCGCCAGCCGGCGCTGCGTGTGGGGGCTTGCCCACAGACGCGGATTCGGTGATGGATTGGGTCAAGGGCTGGATGAATTAA
- a CDS encoding tetratricopeptide repeat protein: MNKWLIPAVTTLALLSGCSTVQRGSIPVVDSGTAVSNNDRISANGGFRQTVTTRPNPATTRAVPQDSGVVVMVPGGGATASAPISSAPWTPGPITPGPSSSAPIDTAPVNQGTYNMPSTPSGIPSANAGGLSADEQLDGPVLALLTTAQQQQAGGDLNGASSSLERAQRVAPREPQVLYRLAQVRMAQGDAPQAEQFARRGLTMASGRPDLQASLWALIGDARAAQGDAAGAAQARQKAKVSL, encoded by the coding sequence GTGAACAAGTGGTTGATTCCAGCTGTTACAACATTGGCTTTGCTCAGCGGTTGCTCCACCGTGCAGCGCGGTTCCATCCCGGTGGTGGATTCCGGCACAGCCGTTTCCAATAATGATCGGATCTCGGCCAACGGCGGCTTTCGCCAGACCGTGACCACGCGTCCGAACCCTGCCACGACCCGGGCTGTGCCACAGGATTCCGGGGTCGTGGTGATGGTTCCGGGCGGTGGCGCAACCGCGTCTGCACCCATCAGCTCCGCGCCATGGACGCCGGGCCCGATCACACCGGGGCCGTCGAGCTCTGCGCCGATTGATACCGCGCCGGTCAACCAGGGCACCTACAACATGCCGTCGACGCCGAGCGGGATTCCATCGGCCAATGCTGGCGGTCTGTCTGCCGACGAGCAGTTGGACGGCCCGGTCCTGGCCTTGCTCACCACTGCGCAGCAACAGCAGGCCGGTGGCGACTTGAATGGCGCATCGTCGAGCCTTGAGCGCGCCCAGCGTGTCGCGCCACGTGAGCCACAGGTGCTCTACCGCCTGGCGCAAGTGCGCATGGCCCAGGGTGATGCGCCACAGGCTGAGCAGTTCGCCCGTCGTGGCTTGACCATGGCCAGCGGTCGTCCTGACCTGCAGGCCAGCCTGTGGGCCTTGATTGGGGATGCGCGTGCTGCGCAAGGCGATGCCGCCGGTGCCGCCCAGGCCCGGCAAAAGGCCAAGGTCAGTCTCTGA
- a CDS encoding YqcC family protein, producing MDPRFPAIAEQLLLIERELRLAGWWDAVSPGAEALSSVEPFSVDTLDFHQWLQWIFLVRMKQILEQDLPLPNASGILEMAEMVYADRPRESLGLRSALKKFDQLIVDAR from the coding sequence ATGGATCCTCGTTTTCCGGCGATTGCCGAACAGCTGTTGCTGATTGAGCGGGAACTGCGCCTGGCGGGCTGGTGGGATGCGGTGTCCCCCGGTGCCGAAGCGCTGAGCAGTGTTGAGCCGTTTTCCGTCGATACCCTGGATTTTCATCAGTGGTTGCAGTGGATCTTCCTGGTCCGAATGAAACAGATCCTCGAACAGGACCTGCCGCTGCCCAACGCGTCAGGCATCCTGGAGATGGCCGAGATGGTCTATGCTGATCGCCCCCGAGAGAGCCTTGGCCTGCGGTCTGCGCTGAAAAAGTTCGACCAACTGATTGTCGACGCTCGTTAA
- a CDS encoding acetolactate synthase 3 large subunit, with translation MELLSGGEMLVRFLRDEGVDYIYGYPGGALLHVYDALFKEPAVNHILVRHEQAATHMADGYARATGKAGVVLVTSGPGATNAITGIATAYMDSIPMVIISGQVPSTMVGTDAFQETDMIGISRPIVKHSFMIKHPSEIPDVMKKAFYLAQSGRPGPVVVDIPKDMTNPAEKFEYVFPKKAKLRSYSPAVRGHSGQIRKAAEMLLAAKRPVLYSGGGVILGGGSAPLTELAKMLNLPVTNTLMGLGAFPGSDRQFVGMLGMHGSYTANLTMHHADVILAVGARFDDRVINGASKFCPNAKIIHIDIDPASISKTIKADVPIVGPVESVLTEMVAALKDIGEAPNKESVASWWKQIDEWRGDRGLFPYDKGDGSIIKPQTVIETLCEVTKGDAFVTSDVGQHQMFAAQYYKFDKPNRWINSGGLGTMGFGFPAAMGVKLSFPDVDVACVTGEGSIQMNIQELSTCLQYGLPVKIVCLNNGVLGMVRQWQDMSYNSRHSHSYMESLPDFVKLVEAYGHVGMRITDLKDLKPKMEEAFAMKDRLVFIDIQVDTSEHVYPMQIKDGSMRDMWLNKTERT, from the coding sequence GTGGAGCTTTTATCTGGTGGTGAGATGCTCGTCCGCTTTTTGCGTGACGAAGGCGTCGACTATATCTACGGGTACCCAGGTGGTGCTCTGCTGCATGTCTACGACGCGCTGTTCAAGGAACCGGCTGTCAACCACATCCTGGTTCGCCACGAACAGGCCGCGACCCATATGGCTGACGGTTACGCCCGTGCCACCGGTAAAGCCGGCGTGGTGCTGGTAACGTCCGGCCCAGGCGCAACCAATGCCATTACCGGTATCGCGACTGCGTATATGGACTCTATTCCGATGGTGATCATTTCCGGCCAGGTGCCCAGCACCATGGTCGGCACCGATGCATTCCAGGAAACCGACATGATCGGTATCTCCCGGCCGATCGTGAAACACAGCTTCATGATCAAGCATCCGTCGGAGATCCCGGACGTCATGAAAAAGGCCTTCTACCTCGCACAGTCCGGTCGCCCGGGGCCTGTGGTGGTCGATATCCCGAAAGACATGACCAACCCGGCGGAAAAATTCGAATACGTCTTCCCGAAAAAAGCCAAGCTGCGTTCCTATAGCCCGGCCGTTCGTGGGCACTCGGGGCAAATCCGCAAGGCGGCAGAAATGCTCCTGGCGGCCAAGCGCCCGGTACTGTACTCGGGTGGCGGCGTAATCCTGGGCGGTGGTTCCGCACCGTTGACCGAACTGGCCAAGATGCTCAACCTGCCGGTGACCAACACCTTGATGGGGCTCGGCGCCTTCCCGGGTTCGGATCGTCAGTTCGTCGGCATGCTCGGCATGCATGGTAGCTACACGGCCAACCTGACTATGCACCACGCCGACGTGATCCTGGCCGTGGGGGCGCGGTTCGATGACCGGGTGATCAACGGCGCGAGCAAATTCTGCCCGAATGCCAAGATCATCCACATCGACATCGACCCGGCATCTATCTCCAAGACCATCAAGGCCGACGTGCCGATTGTTGGTCCTGTGGAAAGCGTATTGACCGAAATGGTCGCTGCGCTCAAGGACATCGGCGAGGCGCCGAACAAGGAGTCTGTTGCCAGTTGGTGGAAGCAGATCGACGAATGGCGCGGTGACCGCGGCCTGTTCCCTTACGACAAGGGCGATGGCAGCATCATCAAGCCGCAGACCGTGATCGAAACCCTGTGCGAAGTGACCAAGGGCGATGCCTTTGTGACCTCCGACGTGGGCCAGCACCAGATGTTCGCCGCGCAGTACTACAAGTTCGACAAGCCTAACCGCTGGATCAACTCCGGTGGCCTGGGCACGATGGGCTTTGGTTTTCCTGCCGCCATGGGGGTGAAGCTGAGCTTCCCGGATGTGGACGTGGCTTGCGTCACCGGTGAAGGCAGCATCCAGATGAACATCCAGGAGCTGTCGACCTGCCTGCAATATGGTTTGCCGGTGAAGATCGTCTGCCTGAACAACGGTGTGCTGGGCATGGTGCGCCAATGGCAGGACATGAGCTACAACAGTCGTCACTCCCATTCCTACATGGAGTCGTTGCCTGACTTCGTCAAATTGGTTGAAGCCTACGGCCATGTCGGCATGCGCATCACTGATCTGAAGGATCTCAAGCCGAAGATGGAAGAGGCGTTCGCCATGAAGGATCGCCTGGTGTTCATCGACATTCAGGTCGACACCAGCGAGCACGTCTACCCGATGCAGATCAAAGACGGCTCAATGCGCGATATGTGGCTGAACAAGACGGAGCGAACCTAA
- the ilvN gene encoding acetolactate synthase small subunit: MRHIISLLLENEPGALSRVVGLFSQRNYNIESLTVAPTEDPTLSRLTLTTVGHDEVIEQITKNLNKLIEVVKLVDLSESAHIERELMLVKVKATGAQRAEIKRTTDIYRGQIVDVSASVYTVQLTGTSDKLDSFIQSIGTASILETVRSGVTGIARGDKVLSI, encoded by the coding sequence ATGCGGCACATTATCTCCCTGCTTCTGGAGAACGAACCAGGCGCTCTGTCTCGTGTGGTCGGCCTGTTTTCGCAGCGCAACTACAACATCGAAAGCCTGACCGTGGCCCCGACCGAAGACCCGACCCTGTCGCGTCTGACGTTGACCACCGTGGGCCATGACGAAGTGATCGAGCAGATCACCAAGAACCTCAACAAGCTGATCGAAGTGGTCAAGCTGGTCGACCTGTCGGAGAGTGCTCACATCGAGCGCGAGCTGATGCTGGTCAAGGTCAAGGCCACGGGCGCCCAACGTGCCGAGATCAAGCGCACGACCGATATTTATCGCGGGCAGATCGTCGATGTAAGTGCCAGCGTTTATACCGTGCAACTGACCGGTACAAGCGACAAGCTGGACAGCTTCATCCAGTCGATCGGGACGGCCTCGATTCTGGAAACAGTACGCAGCGGTGTCACCGGGATTGCCCGTGGCGACAAAGTGCTCAGCATCTAA
- the ilvC gene encoding ketol-acid reductoisomerase yields MKVYYDKDCDLSIIQGKKVAIIGYGSQGHAQACNLKDSGVDVTVGLRKGSATVAKAEAHGLKVTDVASAVAAADLVMILTPDEFQSSLYKNEIEPNIKKGATLAFSHGFAIHYNQVVPRADLDVIMIAPKAPGHTVRSEFVKGGGIPDLIAIYQDASGNAKNVALSYAAGVGGGRTGIIETTFKDETETDLFGEQAVLCGGTVELVKAGFETLVEAGYAPEMAYFECLHELKLIVDLMYEGGIANMNYSISNNAEYGEYVTGPEVINAESRQAMRNALKRIQDGEYAKMFISEGATGYPSMTAKRRNNAAHGIEVIGEQLRSMMPWIGANKIVDKAKN; encoded by the coding sequence ATGAAAGTTTATTACGATAAAGATTGTGACCTGTCGATCATCCAGGGCAAAAAAGTCGCCATCATCGGCTACGGCTCCCAGGGCCACGCCCAGGCGTGCAACCTGAAAGACTCCGGCGTTGACGTAACTGTTGGCCTGCGCAAAGGCTCGGCCACTGTTGCCAAGGCAGAAGCCCACGGCTTGAAAGTGACTGACGTGGCTTCCGCTGTTGCAGCTGCCGACCTGGTCATGATCCTGACCCCGGACGAATTCCAGTCCTCGCTGTACAAGAACGAAATCGAACCGAACATCAAGAAAGGCGCCACCCTGGCCTTCTCCCACGGCTTCGCGATTCACTACAACCAGGTTGTGCCACGCGCCGACCTCGACGTGATCATGATCGCGCCGAAAGCACCAGGCCACACCGTGCGTTCCGAATTCGTCAAGGGTGGTGGTATTCCTGACCTGATCGCGATCTACCAAGACGCCTCGGGCAACGCCAAGAACGTTGCACTGTCCTACGCCGCCGGCGTTGGTGGTGGCCGTACCGGCATTATCGAAACCACCTTCAAGGACGAGACTGAAACCGACCTGTTCGGTGAGCAAGCCGTTCTGTGCGGTGGTACCGTTGAGCTGGTCAAGGCCGGTTTCGAAACCCTGGTTGAAGCTGGCTACGCGCCGGAAATGGCCTACTTCGAGTGCCTGCACGAGCTGAAGCTGATCGTTGACCTCATGTACGAAGGCGGTATCGCCAACATGAACTACTCGATCTCCAACAACGCTGAATACGGCGAGTACGTGACCGGCCCGGAAGTGATCAACGCCGAATCCCGTCAGGCCATGCGCAACGCCCTGAAGCGTATTCAGGACGGCGAGTACGCCAAAATGTTCATCAGCGAAGGCGCAACCGGCTACCCTTCGATGACCGCCAAGCGTCGTAACAACGCCGCTCACGGTATCGAAGTCATCGGCGAGCAACTGCGCTCCATGATGCCGTGGATCGGTGCCAACAAGATCGTCGACAAAGCTAAAAACTAA
- the pssA gene encoding CDP-diacylglycerol--serine O-phosphatidyltransferase, which translates to MSERPEEPKQASDAESLLPIDEHVEEGHDAEGRKVRHRGIYLLPNLFTTANLFAGFYSIINSMSAQSALAAGDAASASKYFGFAAIAIFVAMVLDGLDGRVARMTNTQSAFGAEYDSLSDMVAFGVAPALLAFAWALGDMGKVGWMVAFIYVAGAALRLARFNTQVGTADKRYFIGLASPAAAGVVAGIVWAFSDYGIQGSKMSFLVALMVAAAGMLMVSNIKYNSFKEFDLKGRVPFVAILVVVLVFAVVFSDPPRILLLAFLVYAASGPVQYLLHLRRDKTLP; encoded by the coding sequence ATGAGCGAACGTCCCGAAGAGCCAAAGCAGGCCTCTGACGCCGAAAGCCTGCTGCCGATCGATGAGCATGTCGAAGAAGGGCATGATGCGGAAGGCCGCAAGGTCCGGCATCGTGGCATCTATCTTCTGCCCAACCTGTTCACCACGGCGAACCTGTTTGCCGGCTTCTACTCCATCATCAACTCCATGAGTGCCCAGAGCGCACTGGCGGCGGGTGATGCGGCGAGTGCCAGCAAGTACTTCGGTTTTGCTGCCATTGCAATCTTCGTGGCCATGGTGCTCGACGGCCTTGATGGGCGCGTGGCACGGATGACCAATACCCAAAGCGCCTTCGGTGCCGAGTACGACTCGCTATCGGACATGGTTGCCTTTGGTGTCGCGCCTGCGCTGTTGGCGTTTGCCTGGGCGCTGGGCGATATGGGTAAGGTCGGCTGGATGGTCGCCTTCATCTATGTGGCGGGCGCTGCGCTACGGCTGGCGCGTTTCAATACTCAGGTGGGTACTGCCGACAAGCGTTACTTCATTGGCCTTGCCAGTCCGGCCGCGGCAGGTGTGGTGGCCGGTATTGTCTGGGCGTTCAGCGACTACGGTATCCAGGGGTCGAAGATGTCATTCCTGGTGGCCTTGATGGTGGCGGCGGCCGGCATGCTGATGGTCAGCAACATCAAATACAACAGCTTCAAGGAGTTCGACCTCAAGGGGCGCGTGCCTTTCGTGGCGATTCTTGTGGTGGTACTGGTGTTTGCGGTGGTCTTCAGTGATCCGCCGCGGATCCTGCTGCTGGCGTTCCTGGTGTATGCGGCTTCGGGGCCGGTTCAGTACCTGTTGCACCTGCGCCGGGACAAAACGTTGCCTTAA
- the msrP gene encoding protein-methionine-sulfoxide reductase catalytic subunit MsrP: MLIKFPKASDCRESDVTPESLYFSRRSLLGGALAGIAASSLPRWASAADTARYADVEPGKAPGWFVEKLPGTQWQAVTVKDEAITPFKDATHYNNFYEFGTDKGDPAANAGSLKTEPWSVVIDGEVAKPGRYALEDFMKPYQLEERIYRLRCVEAWSMVIPWIGFPISALLKQVEPTSKAKYIRFETLRDPKSMPGQRSSFGLIDWPYVEGLRLDEAMNPLAILAVGMYGRELPNQNGAPLRLVVPWKYGFKSVKSIVRISLVSEQPKTTWQSIAADEYGFYANVNPTVDHPRWTQARERRLPSGLFSPNVRETQMFNGYSDEVASLYAGLDLRKNY, translated from the coding sequence ATGTTAATCAAGTTTCCCAAAGCGTCCGACTGTCGCGAATCGGATGTCACCCCAGAATCCCTCTATTTCTCTCGCCGCAGTTTGCTCGGTGGTGCGCTTGCCGGCATTGCTGCCAGTAGCTTGCCGCGTTGGGCGAGTGCGGCAGACACTGCGCGTTATGCGGATGTCGAGCCAGGAAAGGCTCCCGGCTGGTTTGTCGAGAAACTTCCTGGCACGCAATGGCAGGCGGTAACGGTAAAAGATGAAGCTATCACGCCGTTCAAGGATGCGACCCATTACAACAACTTCTATGAGTTCGGTACCGACAAAGGTGACCCGGCGGCGAATGCCGGTTCGCTCAAGACTGAGCCATGGAGCGTCGTGATTGATGGTGAGGTCGCAAAACCAGGGCGTTATGCCTTGGAAGATTTCATGAAACCGTATCAGTTGGAGGAGCGGATCTACCGTCTGCGCTGTGTCGAGGCGTGGTCCATGGTCATTCCGTGGATAGGCTTTCCTATATCGGCTTTGCTTAAACAAGTTGAGCCGACCTCCAAGGCCAAGTACATCCGCTTTGAAACCCTCCGGGACCCCAAGAGCATGCCAGGACAGCGCTCGAGTTTTGGCTTGATCGACTGGCCTTATGTAGAAGGGCTGCGCTTGGATGAAGCGATGAATCCTTTGGCGATTCTGGCTGTGGGCATGTATGGACGGGAGCTGCCCAACCAGAATGGCGCGCCGTTGCGTTTGGTGGTGCCGTGGAAGTATGGCTTCAAGAGTGTGAAGTCCATCGTGCGGATCAGTCTGGTGAGTGAGCAGCCGAAGACTACCTGGCAGAGCATTGCGGCGGATGAGTATGGGTTTTATGCGAATGTGAATCCTACGGTCGATCATCCGCGCTGGACCCAGGCGCGGGAACGGCGCCTGCCCAGTGGTCTATTCAGCCCGAATGTCCGTGAGACGCAGATGTTCAATGGCTACTCGGATGAGGTTGCCTCTCTTTATGCTGGCCTTGATCTGCGGAAGAACTACTGA
- the msrQ gene encoding protein-methionine-sulfoxide reductase heme-binding subunit MsrQ yields MRYPIWRVGVFIAAVVWPLYWLYEAWRFALGPDPGKVLVDRLGLGTLILLLVTLGMTPLQKLSGWAGWIAVRRQLGLWCFAYVVLHLAAYCVFILGLDWSQLGVELRKRPYIIVGTLGFLCLLALAVTSNRYSQRRLGARWKKLHRLVYVILGLGLLHMLWIVRADLKEWAIYASIGVLLLVLRIPPVMRRIPRLIARKAPSVTKV; encoded by the coding sequence ATGCGCTACCCCATCTGGCGCGTCGGCGTTTTTATAGCGGCGGTGGTGTGGCCTCTGTACTGGTTGTATGAGGCTTGGCGTTTCGCTTTGGGGCCTGATCCGGGCAAAGTATTGGTTGATCGCCTTGGGCTGGGAACGCTGATCCTGTTGCTGGTCACGCTGGGAATGACACCGTTACAAAAGCTGAGCGGCTGGGCGGGGTGGATCGCTGTGCGTCGGCAGTTGGGGTTGTGGTGCTTTGCTTACGTGGTGCTGCACCTCGCGGCATATTGCGTATTTATCCTGGGGTTGGATTGGTCGCAGTTGGGTGTTGAGCTGCGCAAGCGGCCCTACATTATAGTGGGCACGCTGGGTTTCCTGTGCTTGCTGGCATTGGCGGTGACATCCAATCGTTACAGCCAGCGCCGGCTGGGCGCCCGCTGGAAGAAGCTGCATCGCCTGGTTTATGTGATTCTTGGGCTTGGTTTGCTGCATATGTTGTGGATCGTGCGGGCGGATTTAAAGGAGTGGGCTATCTATGCTTCTATAGGGGTGCTGCTTCTGGTGCTGCGAATCCCGCCTGTGATGCGTCGAATCCCTCGCCTTATTGCTAGAAAAGCACCTTCTGTAACAAAAGTGTAA